The window CCTGGGCGCGCCGATCACCGAGCACGAGCCCGACCTGGTGGTCCACGGACACGCGCACGCCGGCCGCTTCGAGGGCGGCATCGGCGACGTGCCCGTGTTCAACGTGTCCGTGCCCGTGATGGGCCGCGACTTCTGGGTGTTCGAGCTGAGCGGAGCGGAGCGGCCGACGACGCCGATCCACTAGTACCCAACGGGGTCGGCCCTCTACGGCGTGTGCAGGTGGTTCTCCACGTCGCGCACGCCGGGGATGCTTCGCACCTGGGCCTCGATCTCCGTGACCTCCTCCACCCGCTCGACCTGCCCACGCAGCGACACGACCCCGTCGACGGCGTCGACGTTCATCTGCCCCTTGGGCGAGTCGGCGGGCCGGAACAGCTCGGTTCGCACTCGGTCGGCCAGCGCATGGTCGTCCGCCGGCGGGCTGTCCGGGGTGGCCGCGGCCTTGGCCCGGGCGGCCATCCCCGCCGCCTGCGCGCCGGCGGTCCGGGCGCCGCGCTCGGCCTCGCGGGCTTGGCCGCGGAAGAACGCCATCACCCGGTCCTGCGCCGTGTGACGGCGTCGGGTGCCCTCATCCGGGTCGAGAAAGTACGTGGCGATGGCCGTTCCGGCGATCGCCGTGAGGAGCTTGCGCATGATCTGCCTCCTTCTCTCTAGAAACGTAGGACGGCCCCGACGCCGCCGTGAGGGCCGAGGTCGGGGTGACGGCGGATGACGAGCACCTCGGCGGACTGCTCCAGCGCGCGCTCCACCATCCGCTCCACGATGTCGTCGCGCCGTTGCGTGGCGGTCCCGTCCGCGGGGCAGGCCTCGACGTTCTCCGGACCGAGCCAGCCGCAGGCCGGGCAGACGACGCCCGGCACGGTGTAGCCCTCGGCGATGAGGAGCGCCTCCACCCGCTGCTCGGCGAGCGCCTCCAGCACAGTGCCCAGACCACTCGTGCCGTGCCCGTCGGGGCGGGCGACCCCGACCTGCAGGCGGTCCAGCACCTCACGCTCGCGGAGGGTCTCGCGTTCCTCGATGCGAGGGGCCGCCGCCTGGCGGACGTCGGCGGCGGTCGTGTTCTCCACGTCGATCTCCACCCGGCCGGCGAGGCGCTCGCGCAGGTACGGATGGAGCTTCTCCTCCACCTCGGTCACGAGCTCCGGAGGGGCGCCGACCAGCAAATGGTCGAACGGACGCAGGCGGTAGCGGCGGAAGAGCGCGCCGATCGTGCGGCGCACGTGCTGGGCGGCCTCGTTCTCCACGCTCGCCTCGTAGTTGCGCTGCGACCAGCCGCCCTGGTCGTGCTGCCCATGGGTGTCGCTGGTCACGCGCGCCACCTCCTCGAGCGACCCCGCGGTCCCGCGGAACATCCGTCCCACCCTCCGGTTCACGAGCAGCACGCACCAGTCCGCGCCGGGCGCGGCCTCCACGAGCGGCTCGACGTAGGGGGTGTCGTCCACCACGACGCGCGCCGCGGCCCGGCGACTCAGGCGCACCACGTCGAACAGGTCGGAGCTGCTGGAGCGGAACACGGCCACGGCTCGGGCGCCGTTCGCGGGCAGGCTGCCGCGCTCGAGGTAGGCGGTCACCTCGTCGAGGTCCCGCCGCAGCGCGACCTCTTCCTCGTGCGACAGCTCGGCGGCGCGCACCTGGCGCCCGGCCTCGTCCACCAGGGAACGCACCTGCGCGCTGCGCGCCGGCGGGGTGGCGAACTCCGACGGCTCGAGGTCCACGTACACGCTCAAAACCGGGCCGCTGCCGGTCTCGGCCAGCCGTCGCGCCGTGTCCGCCTCCAGATCGTAGGTACGCGGTGTCGTGGCGGCCATGCTCAACCGGCGGCGGAGAAGTAGAAGCGCGTGTCGGCCATGCCGGGCCGCTACCCGAGGCACCCGTGGCGAAACCGCCGCTACCGTGCCCTGCATGGCTCGCCGGGCCCCCATGCTGCTGCTCGCCGCGGTTGCGCTCGCCGCCACCGGCTGCGGCAAGAAGGAGGTCACCGTCATGGCCCCGGAGGCGGTGGCCGAGCGGGCCGACGCTCCCGCCGACCCGCCCAGCGGCTGGCGCACGCACGAGAACGCGCGCGCCGGCTTCACGATCGCGCTGCCGCGCAGCTGGCGCGCCGGCCTGCGCGGGGGCGCCACGCGCATCCGCTCGGGCGACGACACCGTGATCGTCTCCCTCCAGGCCGACCGATCGGAGGCCGGGCGTACCACCCCCGCCTCCGAGTACGCGCTCGCGACCTTCGAGGCGCTCCCCGGCTACCGCGACCTGGAGGGCAGGGGCGCGGACGCACCCGAGTCGCCATACGAGACGGCCCGCGCGAGCGGCAGCGGCACGCTGTCGGAGAGCGGCCGGCGCCAGCGCGTGTCGGTCACGGCCTTGCGCCGCGCCGGGCAGGTGACCTACGCCGCGGTGGCATTCTCGGACCCGCGGGCGCGCGCGGGGCGGGAGACGCTCGACCGCGCGCTGGCCACGCTCCGCGCCCAGCCGCCCGGCTGACGCATCGAACGTCGCGGAGCATCCCCCTGGGGGGCCGGCGCGCGACGTTCGAGCGCTTTCAGCGGTCCGGGCGGTCCGGGTACACGTCGTCGATCGTGGTCAGCGCCACGTACGGCGCTCGCGCAGCGGCCTCGATGGCCTCGCCGCCGCCCGCGAGGCGGTCCAGCACGCTGACCACGCCGGCGACCTCGAAGCCCTCCTCGCGCACCCGCTCGATCGCGGCGAGCGTGGAGCCGCCGCTGGTGACGACGTCCTCCACCACCAGGCAGCGCTCTCCCGGCTCGAGGAGCGGGCCCTCCACCCAGCGCTGGAGGCCGTGCTCCTTGCGCTCCTTGCGGACGAAGAAGGCCTTCACGTCCGCCCCTGCCGCCAGCGCCGAGCAGGCCACCGGGTCGGCGCCCATCGTCATGCCGCCAACGGCCGTGACGCCGCGCTGGGCCGCCTGCGCAGCCACCAGCTCGCCGAGCGCCATGAAGCCCTCGCGGCGCAGGATGGCGCGCTTGGCGTCCACGTAGTACTGGGCGGTGGCGCCGCTCGTGAGCGTGACCTCGCCGACGACCAGCGCGTGCTCGCGCAGCCCCTCCACGAGCCGCTCGTGGGCGCTCATCCGCGCGCCCGCGCGCCGCGCCGGACGCCCAGCCACAGCCACAGCGGGTAGGTGGCGAAGATCAGCAGCGCCACGACGTGGGTTCCCGCGCCCACCCTCTGCTCGTCGATGCGCAGCACGCCCGAGTTGATCATCCAGTCGCGCCCGCTGCGAGCCCGGCACGCCCGCCACAGCGGTCGCGTCCAGGCCTGGTTGAGATAGAGCGCCCCGCTCACCACCCAGAACACCGCCACGGTGGCGGCTCCGAGCTCGCGTTCGCGCCCCGGCGCCGCGCGCGCGTAGGCCTGTCCGTTCAGATAAAGCAGGGGCGGGTCGATAAGGAAGGACATGGCGCGCGATTATGCATGCGCGGCCCGATGATCGGCGGGCTGCTTCGACTCGCCTCGACGGCGGCCACGGTGCTCGTGGTCGTCGGCTTCGCGCTGTTCGCCCTCGACGAGACCCGCGAGGGCTCGGCCGCCACGGTGTCGCGGATCGCCGATGCCTCGGGGGGCGCGGCCGAACGTGAGCGCGAATCCCACAACGGCGGCGTCCGCGAAGCGATCGACGACGTGAACGACGTCCTGCTCACCCCCTTCGAGGGGATCGTGTCCGGCACGGACAGCGAGTGGGTGCGCCACGGGGTGCCGGCGCTGCTCGGCTTCCTGCTCTACGGCCTGGCGCTGCGACTCCTGGCCAACATCCCTCAGGGCCGGCGGCCCGAGCCGCTGGGCTGGGACGTGCCGCGCTAGCGATATACGTCGATGCGGTCCCCGCGGTCGATCCAGCGGTCGATCGACCTGGCGTTGGGGATGGGCACCCGCAGGCAGCCGTGGCTGGCGGGGTGGGTGGGCACGGACTTGTAGCCGTGGATGGCATAGCCGCGGATGAAGTAGTTCGAGTGCACCATGCCGAGCGAGTTGGTGCCGGGCTGC of the Thermoleophilaceae bacterium genome contains:
- the pyrE gene encoding orotate phosphoribosyltransferase gives rise to the protein MSAHERLVEGLREHALVVGEVTLTSGATAQYYVDAKRAILRREGFMALGELVAAQAAQRGVTAVGGMTMGADPVACSALAAGADVKAFFVRKERKEHGLQRWVEGPLLEPGERCLVVEDVVTSGGSTLAAIERVREEGFEVAGVVSVLDRLAGGGEAIEAAARAPYVALTTIDDVYPDRPDR
- a CDS encoding Vms1/Ankzf1 family peptidyl-tRNA hydrolase — protein: MAATTPRTYDLEADTARRLAETGSGPVLSVYVDLEPSEFATPPARSAQVRSLVDEAGRQVRAAELSHEEEVALRRDLDEVTAYLERGSLPANGARAVAVFRSSSSDLFDVVRLSRRAAARVVVDDTPYVEPLVEAAPGADWCVLLVNRRVGRMFRGTAGSLEEVARVTSDTHGQHDQGGWSQRNYEASVENEAAQHVRRTIGALFRRYRLRPFDHLLVGAPPELVTEVEEKLHPYLRERLAGRVEIDVENTTAADVRQAAAPRIEERETLREREVLDRLQVGVARPDGHGTSGLGTVLEALAEQRVEALLIAEGYTVPGVVCPACGWLGPENVEACPADGTATQRRDDIVERMVERALEQSAEVLVIRRHPDLGPHGGVGAVLRF
- a CDS encoding BON domain-containing protein, whose protein sequence is MRKLLTAIAGTAIATYFLDPDEGTRRRHTAQDRVMAFFRGQAREAERGARTAGAQAAGMAARAKAAATPDSPPADDHALADRVRTELFRPADSPKGQMNVDAVDGVVSLRGQVERVEEVTEIEAQVRSIPGVRDVENHLHTP